The region TTTGTGGTAAAGAAAGGGGCGAATATCTTCTCCTCGGTCCCCTCCTCTATGCCGCACCCGGTGTCGGTGACCCCCACCACCAGGGCGCCGTCCTCCCCGGCGTTCGAGGTGGTTATGATAAGCGCTCGTCCGCCGGTCCCCTCCATGGCCTCGAACGCGTTCATGATTATGGAGGCGAAGGCCTGCTTCAGCAAGCGCGAGCTCGCCGTAATCGGGGGGAGGTCTTTTTGAAGTTCCGTCGTTACCATATAGCCGGCGTACCTGCTCTGGGCGGTAAACAACTCCAGCGCGTCGGTTATGAGCTCGTTCACGTCCGTGGCACCCCTGTCACGGGCGGCGGACTTGGAGAAGTAGGACAGGTT is a window of Thermodesulfobacteriota bacterium DNA encoding:
- a CDS encoding ATP-binding protein; the encoded protein is AGIVHQINNPLATMTLCIESLLREIKRGAIDDEKLNHKFDDYLNTVYAEIFRCKKIAGNLSYFSKSAARDRGATDVNELITDALELFTAQSRYAGYMVTTELQKDLPPITASSRLLKQAFASIIMNAFEAMEGTGGRALIITTSNAGEDGALVVGVTDTGCGIEEGTEEKIFAPFFTTKSGEGAGLGLSIAGRIVTDHGGRIEVRSEKGQGATFTVILPLEGSAG